A region from the uncultured Macellibacteroides sp. genome encodes:
- a CDS encoding family 16 glycoside hydrolase, with amino-acid sequence MRITYLLLALLFTINSNIFSADPENHLTKKPFKLSKQEKKEGFKVLFDGTSMSQWTSNTNEYIMEEGNIVMKPVAGSGYGNLYTIDEFDNFVLKFDFLLSPDANNGLGLRHKIITTKSGYDGMELQILDNEAPMYKDLKPYQYHGSVYGWIPAKRGFLKPAGEWNNQEVIANGNHIKVILNGTVIVDGDLSEATKDAPSETVPKSLFYKSGHIAFLGHDSVVKFRNIRVKKLK; translated from the coding sequence ATGAGAATAACATATTTGCTATTGGCTTTACTGTTTACAATAAACAGTAACATTTTTTCTGCTGATCCGGAAAATCATTTGACAAAGAAACCGTTTAAATTATCCAAACAAGAGAAAAAAGAGGGTTTTAAAGTTCTTTTTGATGGCACCTCGATGTCTCAGTGGACGTCAAATACAAACGAATATATTATGGAAGAAGGAAATATCGTTATGAAACCTGTCGCCGGTTCCGGTTATGGGAATTTGTATACGATTGATGAATTTGATAATTTCGTATTGAAATTTGATTTTTTACTTTCACCAGATGCAAACAATGGTCTGGGGCTAAGGCATAAAATAATTACTACTAAAAGTGGTTATGATGGAATGGAGTTGCAGATATTAGACAATGAAGCTCCTATGTACAAAGACTTAAAGCCCTACCAATATCACGGTTCAGTTTATGGGTGGATTCCCGCAAAAAGGGGATTTTTAAAACCTGCCGGCGAATGGAACAATCAGGAAGTAATTGCTAATGGGAATCATATAAAAGTTATTTTGAATGGGACTGTTATCGTTGACGGCGATTTAAGCGAGGCAACAAAAGATGCTCCCTCGGAAACTGTACCGAAGTCATTATTCTATAAGAGCGGACATATCGCGTTTCTGGGACATGATTCGGTTGTTAAATTTCGAAACATCAGAGTTAAGAAATTAAAATAA
- a CDS encoding beta-L-arabinofuranosidase domain-containing protein, producing the protein MKKLFIGFLFTLATFSFSYANGTPQDGSINLNYQNNRSPLITKPYIELPIGSIKPAGWLKEQMLRMRDGMTGNLDKVYEQVMGPRNGWLGGDGDVWERGPYWIDGLLPLAYILNDKTLIDKVKPWIEWTLASQKEDGYFGPDTDRDPEEGLQRDNARDWWPKMVMLKVMQQYYSATEDPRVITFLTKYFRYQLAELPSNPLGKWTFWAEQRGGDNLMIVYWLYNITGDDFLLTLGELIHKQSFNWTDVFLNQDHLSRQNSLHCVNLAQGFKEPVIYYQQNKNTKQIDAVKKAAKDIRNTIGFPTGLWGGDEMLHFGEPTRGSELCTAVEMMYSLESMLEVTGDVQWADHLERIAYNALPTQITDNFDARQYYQQINQVTITNYQRNFSTPHEKTDIVMGELTGYPCCTSNLHQGWPKFMQNLWYATADNGIAALVYAPSELTVRVADNVPVKVTENTSYPFEETIRFTITFPDKKIKTALFPFHFRVPAWCSKAVVKLNGEITETNASAGQIVKINRVWKNGDQLSIEFPMQVSASYWYDGAAVVERGPLLYALKMNETWTKKATEENKKNQYGNWYYEITSNSPWNFSLSPNQLDSNNISSSFTVEKKEPIALYPWTLNEAPITIKTKGRRMPGWQLYKGSAGPINYTSQAGEELGTEEEIELIPYGCTTLRVTEFPIR; encoded by the coding sequence ATGAAGAAACTATTTATTGGATTTTTATTTACTCTTGCTACTTTCTCTTTTTCTTACGCGAATGGCACACCCCAGGATGGGTCTATCAACCTTAATTATCAAAACAACAGAAGTCCGCTTATTACTAAACCTTACATCGAACTTCCTATCGGTTCCATCAAACCTGCCGGTTGGTTAAAAGAACAAATGCTACGCATGCGCGATGGCATGACTGGCAATCTTGACAAAGTTTACGAACAGGTAATGGGGCCACGTAATGGTTGGCTAGGTGGCGATGGGGATGTTTGGGAACGTGGTCCATATTGGATAGACGGATTGCTGCCTCTGGCTTATATTTTGAATGACAAGACTTTGATTGATAAGGTTAAGCCTTGGATTGAATGGACGTTGGCTTCGCAAAAAGAAGACGGATACTTTGGTCCGGATACTGACAGAGATCCGGAGGAAGGATTGCAACGGGATAATGCCCGTGACTGGTGGCCTAAGATGGTTATGCTAAAAGTAATGCAGCAATACTATTCAGCAACGGAAGATCCCCGGGTAATTACCTTTCTTACAAAATACTTTCGCTATCAACTGGCCGAGCTTCCCTCTAATCCGCTAGGAAAGTGGACTTTCTGGGCAGAACAGAGAGGTGGAGATAATTTGATGATTGTATACTGGCTTTACAATATAACTGGTGATGATTTTCTGTTAACACTGGGAGAACTGATTCACAAACAGTCATTCAACTGGACGGACGTTTTTCTAAATCAGGATCATCTGTCCCGTCAGAACAGTTTGCACTGTGTGAATCTTGCCCAAGGTTTCAAGGAGCCTGTTATATACTATCAACAAAACAAAAATACGAAGCAAATTGATGCTGTAAAGAAAGCTGCAAAAGATATACGTAACACTATTGGATTTCCAACAGGTCTTTGGGGCGGCGACGAGATGCTTCATTTTGGGGAACCTACTCGTGGATCAGAATTATGTACTGCTGTTGAAATGATGTACTCTCTGGAATCGATGCTTGAGGTTACTGGTGATGTTCAGTGGGCCGATCATCTTGAACGGATCGCTTACAATGCTTTACCTACTCAGATTACTGATAATTTTGATGCCAGACAGTATTATCAGCAAATAAACCAGGTTACCATTACCAACTATCAACGAAACTTTTCGACTCCGCACGAAAAAACGGATATCGTCATGGGAGAGCTTACCGGCTACCCTTGCTGTACATCCAACCTTCACCAAGGATGGCCTAAGTTTATGCAGAATCTATGGTATGCAACAGCCGACAATGGTATCGCTGCCTTAGTATATGCTCCTTCCGAATTAACGGTTAGGGTGGCAGACAACGTTCCGGTAAAAGTAACTGAGAATACTTCCTACCCATTCGAGGAAACAATTCGTTTTACAATTACATTCCCCGACAAAAAGATAAAGACGGCTCTTTTCCCTTTTCACTTCAGAGTTCCTGCTTGGTGTAGTAAAGCTGTAGTAAAATTAAATGGTGAGATTACGGAAACAAATGCTTCGGCCGGACAAATTGTGAAAATAAACCGGGTATGGAAAAACGGAGACCAACTTTCTATCGAGTTCCCAATGCAGGTTTCGGCAAGCTATTGGTACGATGGAGCAGCAGTTGTTGAACGCGGACCACTTTTGTACGCACTGAAGATGAACGAAACATGGACAAAAAAAGCAACAGAAGAGAATAAAAAGAATCAGTACGGAAATTGGTATTACGAAATAACCTCCAATTCTCCCTGGAATTTCTCTCTTTCTCCCAACCAGCTTGATAGTAACAATATCTCGTCCAGCTTTACCGTAGAAAAGAAAGAGCCGATCGCTTTATATCCATGGACTTTAAACGAAGCTCCTATAACCATTAAAACAAAAGGACGTCGCATGCCTGGCTGGCAACTTTATAAAGGTTCGGCTGGTCCAATTAATTACACCTCACAAGCAGGAGAAGAATTAGGAACAGAAGAGGAAATCGAACTCATTCCCTATGGATGTACAACTTTACGAGTCACCGAATTTCCTATAAGATAA
- a CDS encoding YaaA family protein, with protein MMVLLSPAKTMAGVSSVKAPDISVPRFVKEASELALYLSQCPVEDLAMFFKVNGSIAAENYRRFREFHSPDVPLLQAILAYTGIVFKRLDPSDFSVDDFNYAQSHLRFTSYLYGLLRPLDGIKLYRLEGDVRLPELNGQSIFEYWRSRLTDILITDCIKAGGVLVNLASGEMKYLFDWKRLTSEVKVISPEFKIAKGDKLRTIVVYTKMARGEMARMILKHRLTDVEMLKQFKWEGFYFRPDLSDTNAFIFVQDGL; from the coding sequence ATGATGGTATTACTCTCTCCGGCAAAAACTATGGCAGGTGTTTCTTCTGTCAAGGCGCCGGATATTTCTGTTCCCCGTTTTGTAAAAGAAGCTTCGGAGCTTGCTCTTTATTTGTCTCAATGTCCGGTGGAAGATCTGGCCATGTTTTTTAAGGTTAACGGTAGTATTGCCGCCGAGAATTATCGCAGGTTCAGAGAATTTCATTCGCCGGATGTACCCTTGTTGCAGGCTATTCTTGCATACACCGGTATCGTGTTTAAACGACTTGATCCGTCCGATTTTAGCGTGGACGACTTTAATTATGCTCAATCGCATCTGCGTTTTACATCGTATTTGTATGGATTACTTAGGCCATTGGATGGAATCAAACTTTACAGGCTGGAAGGCGATGTGCGTTTGCCGGAACTAAACGGACAATCAATCTTTGAGTATTGGCGATCAAGACTTACAGATATATTAATTACCGATTGCATTAAAGCAGGAGGTGTGTTAGTTAATCTTGCCAGCGGCGAGATGAAATACTTGTTTGACTGGAAGCGCCTTACTTCTGAAGTCAAAGTAATTAGCCCCGAATTTAAAATAGCTAAGGGTGATAAACTTCGGACAATTGTTGTATATACCAAAATGGCCAGAGGAGAGATGGCGCGGATGATTCTGAAACATCGTCTTACAGATGTAGAAATGCTCAAACAGTTTAAATGGGAGGGATTTTATTTCCGCCCGGATCTATCGGATACCAATGCTTTTATATTTGTGCAAGACGGTTTATAG
- a CDS encoding Gfo/Idh/MocA family oxidoreductase yields the protein MYGRRNFIKNLLIGTVAANQIPSILAAKVPEKNVFNRGFASSQSSIRIALIGKGGMGTADTNTALSVGGINLVGVCDLYDRRLNEAKEQWGNQLIVTKEYREILALKDVDAIIIATPDHWHQQIAIDAMRAGKHVYCEKPVIHKLSEGKALIEAQRKSGCLFQVGSQGMASLGNRAARILIREGVIGTVNFIDGQFTGSPGELAKYIAPEDATEKTIWWNRFIGNAPKHKFDPQRFFNWRNWKDYGTGIAGDLFVHVLASVHFIMDANGPEKVYTTGGIHHYTDGSRDTPDIMLGYFDYPNKNNLGAFTVSLGANYVDGISNKWGSMDFKIVGSKGTLDVGWDKVVLKTTTDLDKNRLGALRELGQGMEEPEKVSSREFIFRAENGYKGGHYDHFFNFFNGIRNNVPLTADVLFAVRSAAPALLSSESYLQKRAIEWNADLLKIKR from the coding sequence ATGTACGGAAGAAGAAATTTCATTAAAAATTTATTGATAGGGACTGTGGCTGCGAACCAAATACCCTCTATATTGGCTGCGAAGGTTCCTGAAAAAAATGTATTCAACCGAGGATTCGCTTCCTCTCAGTCTTCTATTCGGATTGCCTTAATAGGCAAAGGAGGAATGGGAACTGCAGACACGAATACGGCATTATCCGTTGGAGGTATAAATCTGGTTGGTGTTTGTGACTTGTACGATAGACGATTGAATGAGGCAAAAGAACAATGGGGGAATCAACTCATTGTAACAAAGGAATACAGGGAAATTCTTGCGCTGAAAGATGTTGACGCTATAATTATTGCAACGCCCGACCATTGGCATCAGCAGATTGCTATTGATGCTATGCGAGCAGGAAAACATGTATATTGCGAGAAACCGGTAATACATAAATTGAGTGAAGGAAAAGCGTTAATTGAAGCTCAAAGAAAAAGTGGCTGCTTGTTTCAGGTCGGCAGTCAGGGAATGGCTTCCTTGGGCAACAGAGCTGCACGGATTCTAATTCGGGAAGGGGTAATAGGAACTGTTAATTTTATTGACGGACAGTTTACCGGATCTCCCGGAGAATTAGCAAAATATATAGCTCCGGAAGATGCTACCGAAAAAACCATTTGGTGGAATCGTTTTATCGGGAATGCTCCAAAGCATAAGTTTGATCCGCAACGGTTCTTTAATTGGAGAAACTGGAAAGATTATGGAACAGGAATTGCCGGCGACCTATTTGTTCACGTTCTTGCGAGCGTTCACTTTATAATGGATGCTAACGGACCAGAAAAGGTCTACACCACAGGAGGAATTCACCACTATACAGATGGATCACGAGATACACCCGATATAATGTTGGGGTATTTTGATTACCCTAACAAAAATAATTTAGGAGCTTTCACTGTCTCTTTGGGAGCAAATTATGTGGACGGCATCTCGAATAAATGGGGAAGTATGGATTTTAAAATTGTTGGTTCGAAGGGCACGTTGGACGTAGGATGGGATAAAGTTGTTTTAAAAACGACAACCGATCTTGATAAAAATAGATTGGGAGCTTTACGAGAACTTGGGCAAGGAATGGAAGAGCCTGAAAAAGTATCGTCGCGTGAGTTTATTTTTAGAGCTGAGAACGGGTATAAAGGAGGTCATTACGATCATTTCTTTAATTTTTTTAATGGAATACGGAATAATGTGCCCCTTACTGCAGATGTTCTTTTTGCCGTTCGTTCGGCTGCTCCGGCCCTGTTAAGTTCTGAAAGTTACTTACAAAAAAGAGCTATCGAATGGAATGCCGATTTGTTGAAAATAAAGAGATAA
- a CDS encoding beta-L-arabinofuranosidase domain-containing protein has translation MGSRIDACIAHRVKTQDVDHLVNPFTSRNESRMWQSEFWGKWIQGAIASYRYTKDPELLSIIQKAVTDLLKTQTADGYIGNYSPDHQLEHWDIWGRKYTLLGLLAYYDISNDKQVLNSAIKMTDHLIKQVKDSGKSIVKTGNYRGMPSSSFLEPVMFLYNRTGEERFLTFAKYIVQEWETPDGPQLISKALDDIPVSQRFPSPATWWSWDNGQKAYEMMSCYEGLLELYKVTGNPLYMSVVEKSVANIIKEEINIAGSGSAFECWYGGGAKQDQATYHTMETCVTFTWMKLCSTLLSLTGNTMYADQIEKTTYNALFASMKDDASEIAKYSPLEGCRHKGEEQCGMHINCCNANGPRAFALLPQIAYQVKENRINVNLFTTSELKTRLNGTQSVYIKQSTNYPVDGSIEMEIIPEKSSRFTVGIRIPAWSEQVSLAVNGQEVTDITRGCYYLLDRTWNKGDKITFTLDLRAKLVQLNNNQAIQRGPVVLARDSRYKDGDVDEAIEFLPKEGYLTLEPENQTSPFAWMSFTTSAITGTNMEEAGAARKIHFCDFSSAGNTWSESERYRVWLPKPLNVMHTEYSNY, from the coding sequence ATGGGTAGCAGGATTGATGCCTGTATTGCCCATCGGGTAAAGACGCAAGACGTTGATCACCTGGTAAATCCATTTACTTCCAGGAATGAAAGCCGTATGTGGCAAAGTGAATTTTGGGGTAAATGGATACAAGGAGCCATTGCGTCCTATCGATATACCAAGGATCCTGAACTTCTTTCTATCATCCAAAAGGCTGTAACAGATTTATTAAAAACTCAGACTGCCGATGGATATATTGGGAACTACTCTCCTGATCATCAGCTTGAACATTGGGATATCTGGGGCCGCAAATACACTTTGCTTGGATTACTGGCTTACTATGACATAAGTAACGACAAACAAGTGCTGAATTCTGCGATAAAGATGACAGACCATCTTATTAAACAAGTAAAGGATAGCGGAAAAAGTATTGTGAAAACCGGGAACTACAGAGGCATGCCCAGTAGTTCGTTTCTGGAACCGGTCATGTTCCTCTATAATCGTACAGGAGAGGAGCGATTTCTTACTTTTGCCAAATACATTGTGCAGGAATGGGAAACGCCTGATGGTCCTCAACTTATAAGCAAAGCGCTTGATGACATTCCTGTTTCCCAACGCTTCCCCTCCCCTGCTACCTGGTGGTCGTGGGACAACGGACAAAAGGCATACGAAATGATGTCGTGCTATGAAGGATTGCTCGAATTATATAAGGTTACAGGCAATCCATTGTATATGTCGGTTGTCGAAAAAAGCGTTGCCAATATAATCAAAGAGGAAATCAATATTGCCGGTTCGGGCAGTGCATTCGAATGTTGGTACGGAGGAGGCGCAAAACAAGATCAGGCAACCTATCACACGATGGAGACTTGTGTAACCTTTACATGGATGAAGCTGTGCAGTACACTTCTCTCTCTTACCGGCAATACTATGTATGCCGATCAAATAGAGAAAACGACCTACAATGCGTTGTTTGCATCCATGAAAGATGATGCTTCCGAAATTGCCAAATACAGTCCGCTTGAAGGATGCCGGCATAAAGGGGAAGAACAGTGCGGTATGCATATAAACTGCTGCAACGCCAACGGTCCCCGGGCCTTCGCGCTACTGCCCCAGATAGCCTATCAGGTAAAAGAAAACCGCATCAACGTTAATCTGTTTACTACCTCGGAATTAAAGACCCGGCTAAACGGAACACAGTCGGTCTACATCAAACAAAGCACAAATTATCCGGTTGATGGAAGTATTGAAATGGAGATTATCCCCGAAAAAAGTTCCCGATTTACGGTAGGCATACGTATACCCGCCTGGAGCGAACAAGTATCATTGGCAGTAAACGGACAGGAAGTAACAGACATTACAAGAGGATGCTACTATTTGCTGGACCGTACATGGAATAAAGGAGACAAGATTACGTTTACGTTGGATTTACGTGCCAAACTCGTTCAATTAAATAATAATCAGGCTATTCAACGGGGACCTGTAGTACTGGCCCGCGACAGTCGGTATAAAGATGGTGATGTAGACGAAGCAATCGAATTTCTACCTAAAGAAGGCTATCTTACATTGGAGCCTGAAAACCAGACATCGCCTTTTGCGTGGATGAGTTTTACCACTTCAGCTATAACAGGTACAAACATGGAAGAAGCCGGAGCCGCAAGAAAGATTCACTTTTGCGATTTCTCGTCTGCCGGAAATACCTGGTCTGAGTCCGAAAGATACCGTGTCTGGCTACCTAAACCTCTGAATGTGATGCATACTGAATACTCCAACTATTAA
- a CDS encoding DUF4382 domain-containing protein, with product MKKFKWYAYMLLAMGTFMVSCSNDENSADKGTEVKFYLTDAPTLDDYQAINIDIQEVKYSVDGESWVDMPITPATYNLLDFTNGKDTLLSNITLYEGEHISQIRLVLGENNELVLNDGSVVPISTPSAQTSGLKFNVQESIITSSGYSVVIDFDAAKSIVAKGNGNYSLKPVIRAYVVENTSAISGNINPTDVPYFVFTVVGEDTISTVSDTTLNNYFKLHGLTTGTYKVEFQSMDADTVQYSTLVDVFGGTNKDLGVVDLTK from the coding sequence ATGAAGAAGTTTAAATGGTATGCTTACATGTTGCTAGCGATGGGTACTTTTATGGTATCGTGTTCAAATGATGAAAATTCGGCAGACAAAGGGACCGAAGTAAAATTTTACCTGACTGATGCTCCTACATTGGATGACTATCAAGCCATCAATATTGATATCCAGGAAGTAAAATATTCTGTCGACGGAGAATCTTGGGTAGATATGCCTATAACTCCTGCAACCTATAACCTGTTGGATTTCACCAATGGTAAAGATACGTTGCTTTCGAATATTACATTATATGAAGGCGAGCATATCTCTCAAATCAGATTAGTACTCGGAGAAAACAACGAGCTTGTATTAAACGACGGCAGTGTTGTTCCAATTTCTACTCCAAGTGCACAGACTTCCGGTCTGAAATTCAACGTTCAGGAAAGTATCATTACAAGTAGTGGTTATTCCGTTGTAATCGATTTCGACGCGGCAAAGTCTATCGTAGCCAAAGGAAATGGAAATTATTCACTTAAGCCTGTTATCAGAGCTTACGTAGTAGAGAACACTTCTGCCATTTCAGGAAACATCAACCCCACTGATGTTCCTTATTTTGTATTTACTGTAGTTGGAGAAGATACAATCTCGACAGTATCAGACACTACATTAAATAACTACTTTAAGCTACACGGTCTTACAACCGGTACATACAAAGTAGAATTCCAGTCTATGGATGCAGACACCGTTCAGTACTCAACCTTGGTTGATGTATTCGGTGGAACAAACAAAGATCTTGGAGTAGTAGATCTTACAAAGTAA